Proteins encoded in a region of the Rothia mucilaginosa genome:
- a CDS encoding ABC transporter permease, with translation MSLLENIVLAAPPLAAQPLVVSPLAASDMHWEWVATNSQRILELTLSHLYQGVVPVAIGALVALPVAYYASRRRDRGSERRIGARTLMQLSSLLYTIPSIALFVLMPLILGTSIISPLNVLVALSVYSFSLMVRSGVDAFDSVPDSVHESARALGYTPRQALMELYLPLATPVIMSGIRVATVANIAMVSVGALIGVPSLGTLFTDGLARNIPSEILAGVILSLLLALVLDLLLILLTRALTPWQAATVTNRHSPERKA, from the coding sequence ATGAGTCTTCTAGAAAATATTGTGCTCGCGGCACCACCTCTCGCCGCGCAGCCCCTAGTGGTATCACCCCTCGCCGCAAGCGACATGCACTGGGAATGGGTAGCCACCAATAGTCAGCGCATCCTAGAGCTGACCCTCAGCCACCTCTACCAGGGCGTCGTACCCGTCGCGATTGGCGCTCTCGTCGCGCTGCCGGTCGCCTACTACGCGAGCCGTCGCCGTGACCGCGGTTCCGAACGCCGCATCGGTGCACGAACCCTCATGCAGCTCTCCTCGCTGCTCTACACCATCCCCTCCATCGCACTGTTCGTGCTGATGCCGCTCATTCTGGGAACCTCCATTATTTCCCCGCTGAACGTGCTCGTCGCCCTGAGCGTCTACTCCTTCTCGCTCATGGTGCGCTCCGGTGTGGATGCCTTCGACTCCGTACCCGATAGCGTGCACGAATCTGCACGCGCCCTCGGATACACGCCCCGACAGGCGCTGATGGAGCTCTACCTGCCCCTTGCTACACCCGTCATTATGTCGGGAATCCGTGTGGCAACCGTGGCAAATATTGCGATGGTGTCCGTGGGTGCCCTCATCGGTGTGCCCTCGCTCGGTACGCTTTTCACCGATGGACTCGCGCGCAATATCCCTTCGGAGATCCTGGCTGGCGTAATCCTTAGCCTGCTGCTGGCACTGGTCCTCGACCTGCTCCTTATCCTTCTGACGAGGGCACTTACGCCCTGGCAGGCGGCTACGGTTACGAACCGCCACAGCCCCGAAAGGAAGGCATAA